The following are from one region of the Stanieria sp. NIES-3757 genome:
- a CDS encoding FAD dependent oxidoreductase has protein sequence MTNSTNIYDIAIIGAGLAGLTCAQHLQQQRYQVIVLDKSRGVGGRVATRRINKTCVDHGVPFLEIQGKQTEELIQQLTQAKILQLWDGKIYQLDSQNNLQPIPPIKRYIVPEGINTIAKYLARDLEIKKQFQVTAIKPIENIWQILTESNEQIKAKAIVMAIPAPQALPILESQVSTKLINQLRQGQFYPCITVMAGYDSQYLSDLPSWQGVRINNQTDLIWIALDSSKRDTATQPVFVLHSTAEFAQKYLDATDLQTAGKQLLQQAASLLLPWLDSPQWLQVHRWRYSIPSHSLFLPCLSTTQPLPLVCCGDWCIGNGVEDALISGLASAAKISELI, from the coding sequence ATGACGAATAGCACAAATATATATGATATTGCGATCATCGGTGCTGGTTTAGCAGGATTAACTTGCGCACAACACTTACAGCAACAAAGATATCAAGTAATTGTTTTAGATAAATCTCGTGGTGTAGGTGGTAGAGTTGCGACGAGAAGAATTAATAAAACCTGTGTCGATCATGGCGTACCTTTTTTAGAAATCCAAGGAAAACAAACTGAAGAATTAATTCAACAACTAACCCAAGCAAAAATTCTTCAACTCTGGGATGGTAAAATCTATCAACTCGACTCCCAAAACAATCTGCAACCGATTCCCCCAATTAAACGTTACATTGTACCTGAAGGCATAAATACGATCGCAAAATATTTAGCTAGAGATTTAGAAATTAAAAAACAGTTTCAAGTTACTGCGATCAAACCAATCGAAAACATTTGGCAAATTCTAACTGAATCTAACGAGCAGATTAAAGCTAAAGCTATTGTAATGGCAATACCTGCACCCCAAGCTTTACCTATTTTAGAATCTCAAGTATCAACCAAGTTAATTAATCAATTACGTCAGGGACAATTCTATCCTTGCATTACCGTGATGGCAGGATACGATTCTCAGTATTTATCAGATTTACCTTCCTGGCAAGGAGTAAGAATTAATAATCAAACAGATTTGATTTGGATTGCTTTAGATAGTAGTAAAAGAGATACTGCTACTCAACCTGTCTTTGTCCTCCATAGTACTGCCGAATTTGCTCAAAAATATTTAGATGCTACCGACTTACAAACAGCAGGAAAACAATTATTACAGCAAGCTGCTTCTTTATTATTACCTTGGTTAGATTCTCCTCAATGGTTACAAGTGCATCGTTGGCGTTATTCTATTCCTAGTCATTCCTTATTTCTACCCTGTTTGTCAACCACCCAACCTTTACCTCTAGTTTGTTGTGGTGACTGGTGTATCGGCAATGGAGTTGAAGATGCTTTAATTTCTGGTTTAGCTAGTGCAGCTAAAATTAGTGAATTAATTTAA